From Aythya fuligula isolate bAytFul2 chromosome 20, bAytFul2.pri, whole genome shotgun sequence, a single genomic window includes:
- the MRPS23 gene encoding 28S ribosomal protein S23, mitochondrial encodes MAGSRVQKVGSVFSRTRDLMRMGVLRQPLWFEVYAACPPRREPRYRPARPRYGRARDGVREILYPEDAVRAKFYRVYGSGPRPFDLSQLNYKSTCQRFVEKYNELKEEGKIEEEKLFEETGKALLASGIILQRRGTDKVTQQSHQDAEARDSVLHQQLQSVLEEMQGKKKDVEEQKPELTETQKESPVS; translated from the exons ATGGCGGGGAGCCGCGTGCAGAAGGTCGGCAGCGTCTTCAGCCG GACCCGCGACCTGATGCGCATGGGGGTGCTGCGCCAGCCGCTGTGGTTCGAGGTGTACGCCGCCTGCCCGCCGCGCCGCGAGCCGCGGtaccgcccggcccggccgcgctACGGCCGCGCGAGGGACGGCGTCAGGGAGATCCTCTACCCCGAGGACGCCGTGCGAGC gaAATTTTACAGAGTGTACGGAAGCGGTCCAAGACCTTTTGATTTATCGCAACTGAACTACAAATCGACGTGCCAAAG GTTTGTTGAGAAATACAATGAACtgaaagaagaagggaaaattgaagaggaaaaattgtttgaagaaacaggaaaagccCTTTTAGCCAGTGGGATAATTTTGCAGAGAAGAGGAACAGATAAA GTAACACAACAGAGTCACCAGGATGCTGAGGCCAGGGATTCTGTACTACATCAGCAACTTCAAAGCGTGTTGGAGGAGatgcagggaaagaagaaagatgtggaGGAGCAGAAACCAGAACTGACAGAGACACAGAAGGAGAGCCCCGTGTCCTAA